One Gadus morhua chromosome 13, gadMor3.0, whole genome shotgun sequence genomic window carries:
- the trim107 gene encoding E3 ubiquitin-protein ligase TRIM39: protein MSCTGETISAKNERESTCPICLQLFSEPMSLPCGHIYCLPCLQTMSAGLDQNNCPECQQEYGGTDALVKNMKMCSMVEAHKAALGSDVNANKSYLDCGKEMTATEHREVTCYCYQATEPAQSQLNEPEKQNPLEVQDGYRTELDSSGPLPVSPKLHLPTPPKPESNATKKTEMEEPKFRLASQLTELTVRLDMAECALRKEKEREEEVSAANEELRAAAAKLLHDIQALSLTYSEAVTRLIEGELSPGEGNLRARVSQASQLTEQLRHTVLSAESLLTEDDKATFTEDLNLLQPRIAQLMSQPQAGEEAEPGTASKRNVTLACAKLEAANADFKAGTGDIHRALRNLLNPSEVTFDPDTAHPNLVLSGDMKTVTYGATKQAYPTSPERFTSFLQVLSSQSFSGGEHCWRVELEGAPWAIGVCYSGRLARSGLPSALESSRSSWCLMWSENRLRAFERGHDVPLKLTTLSRTLEVRLSFKSHRLSFYNVCLSGEKTHVYTFNAVLTEPVHVAYRMMSAHPKARITIGEALL, encoded by the coding sequence ATGTCCTGTACTGGGGAAACCATCTCTGCCAAGAACGAGAGGGAGTCTACTTGTCCCATCTGCTTGCAGCTGTTCTCTGAGCCAATGTCTCTGCCCTGTGGACATATCTACTGTCTGCCATGTTTACAGACCATGTCTGCAGGACTTGATCAAAACAACTGCCCTGAATGCCAGCAGGAGTACGGTGGAACTGATGCCTTGGTGAAGAAcatgaaaatgtgcagcatggTTGAAGCACATAAAGCTGCTCTTGGAAGTGATGTCAATGCAAACAAATCATACTTAGACTGTGGCAAAGAAATGACCGCAACAGAACATAGAGAGGTAACATGCTATTGCTACCAAGCAACCGAACCAGCTCAGAGCCAATTAAATGAGCCTGAGAAGCAGAATCCCCTGGAGGTCCAAGATGGCTACAGGACTGAGTTAGATTCCTCAGGGCCCCTACCCGTATCTCCTAAACTGCACCTGCCCACTCCACCTAAACCAGAAAGCAACGCAACAAAGAAAACTGAGATGGAAGAACCTAAATTCCGACTGGCCTCCCAACTCACAGAGTTGACCGTCAGGTTAGACATGGCCGAGTGTGCtctgaggaaggagaaggaacgggaggaggaggtgagtgcCGCCAATGAGGAGCTGAGAGCGGCCGCAGCAAAACTTCTTCATGACATCcaagctctgtccctgacctaCAGTGAGGCGGTGACCCGGTTAATCGAAGGAGAGCTGAGCCCGGGTGAGGGTAACCTACGCGCCAGGGTGAGTCAGGCTTCCCAGCTGACCGAGCAGCTGAGACACACAGTGCTCAGCGCAGAGTCCCTGTTGACCGAAGACGACAAAGCCACGTTCACCGAGGATCTGAACCTCCTGCAGCCACGCATCGCGCAGCTGATGAGCCAGCCTCAGGCGGGGGAAGAGGCGGAGCCCGGAACCGCATCAAAAAGGAACGTCACGCTCGCTTGCGCCAAGCTGGAGGCAGCAAACGCTGATTTCAAGGCGGGCACGGGAGACATTCACCGCGCGCTCCGGAACCTTCTCAACCCGTCGGAGGTGACCTTCGACCCGGACACCGCCCACCCCAACCTGGTGCTGTCGGGTGACATGAAGACGGTGACCTACGGTGCCACCAAGCAGGCCTATCCGACCTCTCCGGAGAGGTTCACCAGCTTCCTCCAGGTGCTCAGCAGCCAGAGCTTCTCCGGTGGGGAGCACTGCTGGCGGGTGGAGCTGGAAGGCGCCCCGTGGGCCATCGGCGTATGCTACAGCGGGCGGCTGGCCCGCAGCGGGCTGCCCAGCGCACTGGAGAGCAGCCGCAGCTCCTGGTGTCTGATGTGGTCCGAGAACCGCCTGAGGGCTTTCGAGCGGGGTCACGATGTGCCGCTGAAGTTAACCACACTGTCACGGACTCTGGAGGTGCGGCTGAGCTTCAAGAGCCACAGGCTCAGCTTCTACAACGTCTGCCTGAGCGGGGAAAAGACACACGTGTACACCTTCAATGCTGTCCTCACAGAGCCGGTTCACGTTGCGTACAGGATGATGTCCGCACACCCGAAAGCTCGTATCACTATTGGGGAGGCGTTACTATAA